A region of Paenibacillus sp. 37 DNA encodes the following proteins:
- a CDS encoding DEAD/DEAH box helicase yields the protein MNRKNPHHTNQPVAELPVPLEFDRSWINQLESRLDKGGPWGDYRLFQLGIQAEETNLIPNFDEIQCLKHLQGLTPLPHQMDTARRVLFEMSGRAILADEVGLGKTIEAGLILKEYMVRGLVSKVLILVPASLVLQWVRELNSKFGIPAIAQKKAYSWQNEVVVASMDTAKRDPHKDMLLNTDYDMIIIDEAHKLKNKKTTNYQFMLKLRKKYCLLLTATPVQNDMSELFNLINLLKPGQLGRQGDFAANFVVDKRVPKNQEQLKNELSKVMIRNRRGEGPVQFTKRNVSNVNLQLSSEEQALYDGVTSFVKDQYQEAGGNLSSMLSLVTLQREVCSSRDAVFVTLVNLSKKLPLDSPLRDKIWELVAHIKAIKENTKAEKTMELVRNMNEKVIIFTEYRATQEYLLNYFRNNGLTAVPYRGGMNRGKKDWMMDLFRGRVQAMIATEAGGEGINLQFCHHMVNFDLPWNPMRVEQRIGRVHRLGQQNDVNIFNLSTTGTIEEHILNLLHEKINMFEMVIGGLDVILERLEKKESIEKSLYKIMLESQTDEDIRRKMDSLGQSLNSIQREVSDEGPAVSGLLDLRKGGS from the coding sequence ATGAACCGGAAAAACCCGCACCACACCAATCAACCTGTAGCCGAGCTGCCCGTTCCGTTGGAATTTGATCGAAGCTGGATTAATCAATTGGAATCACGACTGGATAAAGGAGGTCCTTGGGGGGATTATCGACTCTTCCAACTGGGCATTCAAGCCGAAGAAACCAATCTGATTCCCAATTTTGACGAGATCCAATGTCTCAAGCATCTGCAAGGCCTCACTCCACTCCCTCACCAGATGGACACTGCACGCAGAGTATTATTTGAAATGTCAGGCCGGGCCATTCTCGCCGATGAGGTGGGTCTTGGCAAAACCATTGAAGCTGGTCTCATTCTGAAAGAATATATGGTTCGGGGTCTCGTATCCAAGGTACTCATTCTCGTGCCAGCGTCTCTTGTGCTGCAATGGGTACGGGAGTTGAATTCGAAATTTGGCATCCCTGCCATTGCCCAGAAAAAGGCCTATTCCTGGCAGAATGAAGTGGTTGTTGCTTCCATGGATACAGCCAAACGTGACCCGCATAAAGATATGCTGCTGAATACCGATTACGACATGATCATTATTGACGAGGCCCATAAGCTCAAAAACAAGAAAACAACCAACTATCAGTTCATGCTGAAATTGCGCAAAAAGTATTGTCTGCTGCTCACAGCTACACCTGTGCAGAACGATATGAGCGAGTTGTTCAATCTGATCAACCTGCTGAAGCCCGGTCAGCTGGGCCGTCAGGGTGACTTTGCGGCCAACTTTGTTGTAGACAAACGGGTTCCGAAAAATCAGGAACAGCTTAAGAACGAGTTATCCAAAGTCATGATTCGTAACCGCCGCGGCGAAGGCCCCGTTCAATTTACCAAACGGAACGTCTCCAACGTGAATCTGCAACTATCGTCTGAAGAACAAGCGCTTTATGATGGCGTGACTTCCTTTGTTAAAGACCAGTACCAGGAAGCTGGCGGCAATCTGAGCAGCATGCTCTCCCTTGTTACATTGCAGCGTGAAGTGTGCAGCAGTCGAGATGCTGTATTCGTGACGCTGGTGAATCTGTCGAAGAAACTTCCGCTGGACTCGCCCCTTCGGGACAAGATTTGGGAACTCGTTGCCCATATTAAAGCGATCAAGGAGAATACCAAAGCGGAGAAAACGATGGAGCTGGTTCGGAACATGAATGAAAAAGTAATTATCTTCACCGAATACCGGGCCACGCAGGAGTATCTGCTAAACTATTTCCGCAACAATGGGCTTACGGCTGTACCCTACCGGGGTGGCATGAATCGAGGCAAAAAAGACTGGATGATGGATCTCTTCCGCGGGCGTGTGCAGGCCATGATTGCAACCGAAGCGGGTGGCGAAGGCATTAATCTGCAATTTTGCCATCATATGGTCAACTTTGATCTGCCTTGGAACCCTATGCGGGTAGAGCAGCGGATCGGTCGGGTACACCGGCTGGGACAGCAAAATGACGTGAACATCTTCAATTTATCCACGACCGGAACCATAGAGGAACATATTCTGAATCTGCTGCATGAGAAGATCAATATGTTTGAGATGGTGATCGGCGGGCTGGATGTCATTCTGGAACGGCTGGAGAAGAAGGAGTCTATTGAGAAAAGTTTGTACAAAATCATGCTGGAATCACAAACTGATGAGGATATTCGCCGCAAAATGGATTCACTTGGACAATCGCTGAACTCTATTCAACGTGAGGTTTCCGATGAAGGGCCTGCCGTATCCGGGTTGTTAGATCTTCGCAAAGGAGGTAGCTAA
- a CDS encoding flavin reductase family protein, whose translation MHQPIEEPIFYSYPGMVAVVTSRHEGVQNVMASGWHTYIGSSPGVYGISLRKETYSYELIEKSGVFGVHFLPGHRSEWIQAAGTFSGRDTDKFTRFGIPYEEGIKVSVPILTDAYFAYECKVMEITTYGDHEWITGEVLQRYQDQKYFLENGMVDLEKLQIPMYTGRSAYRIMDARTEEKIHPFHL comes from the coding sequence ATGCATCAGCCGATAGAAGAACCCATATTTTATTCTTATCCTGGAATGGTAGCGGTGGTGACTTCACGTCATGAGGGAGTTCAGAATGTGATGGCGTCCGGATGGCATACATACATCGGATCATCACCAGGCGTATATGGCATCTCCCTTCGTAAGGAAACATACTCCTATGAACTCATTGAGAAGAGCGGCGTATTCGGTGTTCATTTCCTGCCAGGTCATCGATCGGAGTGGATTCAAGCTGCAGGAACGTTCAGTGGGAGAGATACGGACAAATTCACAAGATTCGGCATTCCGTATGAGGAAGGAATCAAGGTAAGTGTACCCATTTTGACAGATGCTTATTTTGCTTATGAATGCAAGGTTATGGAGATTACGACATATGGTGACCATGAATGGATTACAGGCGAAGTATTGCAGCGATATCAGGATCAGAAGTACTTTCTGGAGAATGGAATGGTTGATCTGGAGAAGTTGCAAATCCCAATGTACACAGGGCGTTCAGCATACCGGATCATGGATGCGAGGACAGAAGAAAAGATTCACCCGTTCCACCTCTAG
- a CDS encoding extracellular solute-binding protein, translated as MLKKWLSGFLAITLFSIILAGCAGGDTSEGGSGNDKVTVTLWHNWTGQDAKAVAMRKIIEDFRAAHPDIEVVDEGLPTDGLKTRLRTVAAANEMPDLFVMWPDAMTKEFVKGDLLQPINAELDAKPEWKDNFIPNALDGYTVDGNIYSVPMNLAPSSFIYYNEALFKQYNVKVPETWAELEQAIATFNQNKVIPMALGNKANWVAQSTIFSTLADRITGTDWFLKATAQEGASFTDPQFIEALNKMQELGNTKAFQDGFNSIDETQMMQLYFQGKAAMVMNGGWALANLVNNAPEEVLNNTHITILPPVDGGQGEPRTTSGVVGTGLGVSKKLSGAQKEAAMELFYALAGPDGQKATLDSSTLVSYKIDLDKTKAHPLFVELYDLMQEVKITPVYDSKLGSATVEVINNALQELLMGGKAEDIAAKIQAAQANAVSQ; from the coding sequence ATGTTGAAAAAATGGCTTTCGGGTTTCCTGGCAATAACGTTGTTCTCCATTATTCTGGCTGGCTGTGCGGGCGGGGACACTTCAGAAGGAGGCAGTGGCAATGACAAAGTAACCGTCACTCTCTGGCACAACTGGACCGGACAGGATGCAAAGGCGGTTGCGATGCGCAAAATAATTGAAGATTTTCGTGCGGCGCATCCAGATATTGAAGTTGTGGATGAAGGCCTGCCAACAGATGGTCTCAAAACCCGGCTTCGTACGGTGGCAGCTGCCAACGAGATGCCAGACCTGTTCGTGATGTGGCCGGATGCCATGACAAAGGAATTTGTGAAAGGGGATCTGTTACAGCCCATTAATGCAGAGCTGGACGCAAAGCCGGAGTGGAAAGACAACTTCATCCCGAATGCATTGGACGGATACACCGTAGACGGGAATATCTACTCCGTGCCGATGAATCTGGCGCCAAGTTCCTTCATTTATTACAATGAAGCTTTGTTCAAACAGTACAACGTAAAAGTGCCTGAGACATGGGCGGAACTGGAACAAGCGATTGCTACTTTTAATCAAAATAAAGTCATTCCCATGGCACTTGGCAACAAGGCCAACTGGGTAGCTCAATCAACGATATTCAGTACACTGGCTGATCGGATTACCGGCACAGACTGGTTCCTGAAAGCGACAGCACAAGAGGGTGCAAGCTTTACCGATCCGCAATTTATTGAAGCCTTGAACAAGATGCAGGAGCTTGGCAACACCAAGGCATTCCAGGATGGATTCAACAGTATCGATGAGACACAGATGATGCAGCTTTATTTCCAAGGTAAGGCAGCGATGGTCATGAACGGCGGATGGGCCTTGGCAAATCTGGTGAACAATGCACCTGAAGAGGTGTTGAACAACACACATATTACGATTCTTCCTCCAGTGGACGGAGGTCAGGGTGAACCAAGAACAACATCCGGTGTAGTAGGAACCGGGTTGGGTGTAAGTAAAAAGCTGAGCGGTGCACAAAAAGAGGCAGCGATGGAGCTGTTCTACGCGCTGGCAGGACCAGATGGTCAGAAGGCCACATTGGATAGCAGCACATTGGTGAGTTACAAGATTGATCTGGACAAAACCAAAGCACATCCATTGTTCGTAGAATTATATGATTTGATGCAGGAAGTGAAGATCACGCCAGTATACGATTCCAAGCTGGGATCAGCAACGGTTGAGGTTATTAATAATGCATTGCAAGAGTTGCTTATGGGTGGCAAGGCTGAAGACATTGCGGCCAAAATTCAGGCG
- a CDS encoding acyltransferase family protein has protein sequence MSQSLNRKRHMNGLDGLRAIAVLAVIAYHLNLDFIPGGLLGVGIFFVLSGYLITDILVSQWQEHGRISLGDFWVRRVRRLLPGMLTMTAVVMIWLACTDPSRLAALRGDIVSGVLYISNWWYIFHNVSYFESFGPPSPFGHFWSLAVEEQFYLIWPLLLIAAIVVFKRKGWLVVFIVVAAELSAGAMAIMYNPDLDPSRVYYGTDTRAFALLAGAALAVVWPSRKLSNSLSGMNRLVLDVSGLAALALLIYMMLNSSEYDAFLYQGGMVLQAIATTLLVAVLAHPSSFLARIIGAKPLRWIGERSYGLYLWHYPVILLTNPAVDTGGAHPVRIILQVAATVVLASLSLKYIENPIRYNGFRDSWSRLWGRGRSTIGIRNVWWKRAGLLMTILLLSYTVSQMMVSHAANSDSHSVSMSNTLNGENSVVEEQGQDVLPAITATSGSGQKNDAHTHKPEAGTKDDPGKNEKPTGESAPDSKPDDQDNAVNAGKDGQSEDKPADDSVTNENDTPDDAGANQSDNTDHTDDAPDTSQDNEETAPPAQDGKVHYTVIGDSVILDAKPFLEQSISGVYVDGHVGRQMWQAGDVLEGLKQNNQMGSKVVLELGTNGSFNSKNLNAVLDYLKDEDHVYLVTVRVPRPWERTVNRALNEAASKYSNVSLIDWNSASEGHDEYFEKDGVHLTTQGSEAFADLVKNSIQ, from the coding sequence ATGTCACAATCGTTAAATCGTAAGAGACATATGAACGGACTTGACGGCTTGCGAGCCATCGCTGTACTTGCGGTAATCGCGTATCATCTGAATTTGGACTTTATTCCGGGCGGACTGCTCGGTGTAGGTATATTCTTTGTTCTCTCGGGATATTTGATTACAGATATTCTCGTGTCACAGTGGCAGGAACATGGACGCATTTCACTCGGTGATTTCTGGGTAAGACGGGTAAGGCGTTTGCTTCCAGGCATGCTGACCATGACAGCTGTGGTGATGATCTGGTTGGCTTGTACAGACCCGTCCCGGCTTGCTGCGCTTCGTGGTGATATCGTTTCGGGTGTATTATACATAAGCAATTGGTGGTATATCTTTCACAACGTTTCCTATTTCGAAAGTTTTGGCCCTCCATCACCGTTTGGACATTTCTGGTCACTGGCTGTGGAAGAGCAATTTTATCTTATATGGCCTCTTCTACTGATCGCAGCAATCGTAGTGTTCAAAAGAAAGGGATGGCTGGTCGTCTTCATTGTCGTCGCAGCTGAATTGTCTGCTGGCGCAATGGCCATCATGTATAATCCGGATCTGGACCCGAGCCGTGTATATTATGGAACAGACACGCGGGCATTCGCACTACTTGCCGGTGCTGCTCTTGCCGTGGTGTGGCCTAGTCGCAAGCTGTCGAACTCTCTGTCTGGCATGAACCGGCTTGTGCTCGATGTGTCGGGACTTGCTGCGCTTGCTTTGTTAATCTACATGATGCTGAACAGCAGTGAATATGATGCGTTTCTGTATCAAGGGGGCATGGTGCTTCAGGCTATCGCAACAACGTTGCTGGTAGCGGTGTTGGCTCACCCATCGTCTTTCCTGGCACGTATCATTGGCGCGAAGCCATTACGCTGGATCGGAGAGCGATCCTACGGATTATATCTGTGGCATTATCCTGTCATTCTGTTAACCAATCCCGCGGTGGATACGGGAGGAGCACATCCTGTACGAATCATTTTACAGGTTGCTGCAACCGTTGTACTGGCCTCATTGTCCCTTAAATATATTGAAAATCCGATTCGGTACAACGGATTCCGTGATTCTTGGTCCCGATTATGGGGAAGAGGGCGGTCAACGATCGGTATACGTAACGTATGGTGGAAGCGGGCAGGCCTGTTGATGACGATTCTGTTATTGTCCTATACGGTATCTCAGATGATGGTCTCACATGCAGCGAACTCTGACTCCCATTCGGTATCGATGTCCAACACATTGAATGGAGAGAATTCCGTGGTGGAGGAACAGGGACAGGATGTGTTGCCAGCTATTACAGCGACGTCAGGCTCTGGTCAAAAGAACGATGCTCATACCCATAAACCGGAAGCAGGGACGAAAGATGATCCGGGGAAAAACGAGAAGCCAACAGGAGAGTCTGCTCCAGACTCAAAACCTGACGACCAAGACAATGCAGTGAATGCTGGCAAGGACGGTCAGTCTGAAGATAAGCCGGCTGATGACTCCGTGACTAACGAGAATGATACACCAGATGACGCTGGAGCGAATCAATCCGATAATACGGATCATACAGATGATGCACCTGATACATCTCAGGACAATGAAGAAACGGCTCCTCCTGCCCAGGATGGCAAGGTTCATTATACCGTCATTGGAGATTCGGTGATTTTGGATGCAAAACCGTTTCTGGAGCAAAGTATATCGGGAGTGTATGTGGACGGACATGTCGGTCGTCAGATGTGGCAGGCAGGTGATGTATTGGAAGGTCTGAAGCAAAACAACCAAATGGGCAGCAAAGTGGTGCTGGAGCTCGGGACGAATGGTTCCTTTAACTCCAAAAACTTGAATGCTGTGCTTGATTATCTGAAGGATGAGGATCACGTATATCTGGTTACTGTGCGTGTACCTCGTCCGTGGGAACGAACGGTGAACAGGGCTTTGAATGAGGCAGCATCCAAATACAGCAATGTCTCGTTGATTGACTGGAACAGTGCAAGTGAGGGACATGACGAATATTTTGAAAAAGACGGCGTACATCTCACTACGCAAGGGTCCGAAGCTTTTGCAGATCTGGTGAAAAACAGTATCCAATAA
- the catA gene encoding type A chloramphenicol O-acetyltransferase, producing MFNSIVLDQWDRKPYFDHYLNQVRCTYSITANLDITLLINELKLKGLKFYPALIHMISTVVNAHREFRTCFDAGGRLGYWEEMSPSYTIFHEDDKSFSTIWTTFHEDFETFHIRYLEDMKNYKDHKQFVAKPNEPPNTFPVSSIPWVNFTGFNLNIYNEGTYLLPIFTMGKYVQQNDQVYLPLSVQLHHAVCDGYHAGVLFNELQSLADRCQDWC from the coding sequence ATGTTTAATTCAATCGTGTTAGATCAGTGGGATCGAAAGCCATACTTTGACCACTACTTGAATCAGGTCAGATGTACTTACAGCATAACTGCTAATCTGGATATCACTCTATTGATCAACGAACTGAAGCTTAAAGGATTGAAGTTCTATCCCGCTCTTATTCATATGATCTCTACGGTCGTCAATGCACACAGGGAATTCCGAACCTGTTTTGATGCCGGGGGGAGATTGGGCTACTGGGAGGAAATGTCTCCGAGTTATACGATTTTTCATGAGGACGACAAGAGTTTCTCAACGATCTGGACGACATTCCATGAAGATTTCGAGACATTCCACATTCGTTATCTGGAAGATATGAAGAATTACAAAGATCACAAACAATTTGTTGCCAAACCCAATGAACCGCCAAATACATTTCCCGTTTCCAGCATTCCCTGGGTGAACTTTACTGGATTTAATCTGAATATTTACAATGAGGGAACCTACTTGTTGCCTATTTTCACGATGGGGAAATATGTTCAACAAAACGATCAAGTATATCTTCCCTTATCCGTTCAGTTACATCACGCCGTGTGCGACGGCTACCATGCTGGCGTTTTATTTAATGAACTGCAATCACTTGCAGATCGATGCCAGGATTGGTGTTAG
- a CDS encoding adenosylcobalamin-dependent ribonucleoside-diphosphate reductase, giving the protein MKSNQRSYQLEGLSEKIFLDRYAWKDADSNHAKVGDVVLVLTKDDPKFPTKEVGEIIERQGQLVQVRTRSGEIIETSVEKLTLNIEKTPEEMWSRLAKAMASVESTADQRATWESKFRSVLEDWKLVPGGRIAAGAGASDELTLFNCYVIPSPQDSRGGIMKTLTEMTEIMARGGGVGINLSSLRPRRAVVKGVNGSSSGSVSWGGLFSYTTGLIEQGGSRRGALMLMMNDWHPDVLDFITVKQTMGQVTNANLSVCVSNAFMEAVKQDGDWDLVFPDTNDPDYDTVWNGDMQQWKAAGHSVVHYRTLKAREIWHTIIESAWKSAEPGVVFMEYYNQMSNSWYFNPIICTNPCGEQGLPGWGVCNLSAINLSKFYDETNHDVAWDELAETTRISARFLDNVIDATPYHFEENRLNQQRERRVGLGTMGLAELMIKLRIRYGSPESLEFLDKLYGFMAKEAYLASAEIAAEKGAFPAFEAEPYLQSGFMKNMVARYPEVGEAIRKQGIRNVTLITQAPTGSTGTMVGTSTGIEPYFAFKYFRQSRLGYDEQFVPIAQEWLDEHPGEALPDYYVTAMDLSAENHIRVQAAIQQWVDSSISKTANCPADFTVEDTAELYELAFDLGCKGVTIYRDGSRDVQVLSTSKKEENKTEDVDWTLNTNLKTLHDVSVSELTNNAEGQASDGASNSEVDVETHTSVEVPSSATVLDKQYRSRPQVLRGATYKINTPFGMAYITINDLEGTPGEIFLNVGKAGSDVFAMAEALGRVCSLFLRYGDHGHKVELLIKHLKGIGGSGAIGFGANRVESIADAVAKALESHVQSDVQENETRALQEQNQVESTYPKVEDQKTFAESRDLCPSCGSASLMNVEGCKTCSNCGYSKCN; this is encoded by the coding sequence ATGAAATCGAACCAACGATCGTACCAATTAGAAGGACTCAGCGAAAAAATATTTCTGGACCGATACGCCTGGAAGGATGCTGACTCGAATCATGCCAAGGTCGGAGATGTGGTACTGGTATTAACAAAGGATGATCCCAAGTTCCCAACCAAGGAAGTGGGCGAAATTATAGAACGTCAGGGTCAGCTCGTACAAGTAAGGACTCGAAGCGGAGAGATCATCGAGACCAGCGTGGAGAAACTGACACTCAACATTGAAAAAACACCGGAAGAGATGTGGAGCCGGCTTGCCAAAGCCATGGCCTCTGTTGAATCCACAGCAGATCAGCGGGCAACGTGGGAGTCCAAGTTCCGTTCCGTTTTGGAGGATTGGAAGTTAGTACCCGGAGGGCGTATTGCTGCGGGAGCGGGGGCAAGCGATGAGCTGACACTCTTTAATTGTTATGTCATACCGTCTCCGCAGGACAGTCGGGGTGGCATCATGAAGACCTTGACCGAGATGACGGAGATTATGGCACGTGGGGGAGGCGTGGGTATTAATCTGTCCTCGTTGCGTCCTCGCCGAGCGGTGGTGAAAGGTGTTAACGGATCATCCAGTGGTTCCGTATCGTGGGGCGGATTGTTCAGTTATACGACAGGACTGATTGAACAGGGCGGAAGCCGGCGGGGTGCGCTCATGCTGATGATGAATGACTGGCATCCGGATGTGCTTGATTTTATTACCGTGAAACAAACGATGGGGCAGGTGACCAATGCCAATCTGTCTGTATGTGTGAGCAACGCCTTTATGGAGGCTGTCAAGCAGGACGGAGATTGGGATTTGGTTTTCCCCGATACGAACGATCCTGACTATGACACTGTATGGAACGGGGATATGCAGCAATGGAAAGCCGCAGGTCATTCGGTGGTGCACTATCGTACGCTTAAGGCGCGCGAAATCTGGCATACCATTATTGAATCAGCCTGGAAATCGGCAGAGCCTGGTGTGGTATTCATGGAGTACTATAACCAGATGTCCAACAGCTGGTACTTTAATCCGATCATTTGTACTAATCCTTGCGGTGAACAAGGCCTGCCTGGCTGGGGTGTATGTAATCTGTCAGCGATCAATCTGTCCAAATTCTATGATGAAACAAATCATGATGTGGCATGGGATGAACTGGCGGAAACCACTCGCATCTCGGCTAGATTTTTGGACAATGTCATTGATGCAACACCATATCATTTTGAGGAAAACAGACTGAATCAGCAGCGTGAACGCCGGGTGGGGCTTGGCACGATGGGACTGGCAGAGCTGATGATTAAGCTGCGTATAAGGTACGGCAGTCCTGAATCCCTTGAATTTCTCGATAAACTGTATGGGTTCATGGCGAAGGAGGCCTATCTGGCATCGGCAGAGATTGCAGCAGAGAAGGGAGCTTTCCCGGCTTTCGAAGCTGAACCGTACTTACAGAGTGGATTCATGAAAAACATGGTTGCGAGATACCCTGAAGTAGGAGAGGCCATTCGGAAACAGGGCATTCGAAATGTCACACTGATCACACAGGCGCCAACGGGAAGTACAGGTACGATGGTGGGCACATCAACAGGGATTGAACCGTATTTCGCCTTCAAGTATTTCCGTCAAAGCCGTCTAGGTTATGATGAACAGTTCGTACCGATTGCGCAAGAGTGGCTGGATGAACATCCGGGTGAAGCTTTACCAGACTATTATGTGACTGCGATGGATCTGTCGGCTGAGAATCACATCCGGGTGCAGGCTGCGATCCAGCAATGGGTGGATAGCTCTATCTCGAAGACGGCCAACTGTCCGGCTGATTTTACGGTGGAGGATACAGCTGAGCTGTACGAACTGGCCTTCGACCTTGGCTGTAAGGGAGTAACGATATATCGCGACGGCAGCAGGGATGTGCAGGTGTTGTCCACGTCGAAGAAGGAAGAGAACAAGACCGAAGATGTAGATTGGACATTAAATACTAACTTAAAGACACTTCATGATGTGTCAGTTAGTGAATTGACGAATAATGCTGAAGGGCAGGCAAGTGATGGAGCTTCCAATAGCGAGGTTGATGTTGAAACCCATACTTCAGTTGAAGTCCCTTCTTCTGCTACAGTGTTGGATAAACAATACAGAAGCCGTCCTCAAGTACTGCGCGGTGCGACATACAAAATCAATACGCCATTCGGGATGGCTTACATTACGATCAACGATCTGGAGGGAACGCCGGGTGAGATCTTCCTGAACGTGGGCAAAGCGGGATCGGACGTGTTTGCCATGGCTGAGGCACTCGGTCGAGTATGCTCTCTGTTCCTGCGATACGGAGATCATGGGCACAAGGTTGAACTGTTGATCAAACATCTCAAGGGAATTGGTGGTTCGGGAGCGATTGGCTTCGGAGCCAACCGGGTGGAATCGATTGCTGATGCCGTCGCCAAAGCATTGGAAAGTCATGTACAGAGCGATGTGCAGGAGAACGAAACTAGAGCATTACAAGAACAGAATCAAGTGGAGAGCACGTATCCAAAAGTGGAAGATCAGAAAACCTTTGCCGAATCGAGAGATTTATGCCCTTCATGTGGCTCCGCATCCCTGATGAATGTGGAAGGTTGCAAAACATGCAGCAACTGTGGGTACAGTAAGTGCAATTAA